Proteins from one Hemicordylus capensis ecotype Gifberg chromosome 7, rHemCap1.1.pri, whole genome shotgun sequence genomic window:
- the UTP11 gene encoding probable U3 small nucleolar RNA-associated protein 11 has product MAAAFKKAAKAGQRQHRERAQPAFRKHLGFLEKKKDYKLRADDYHKKQNALRALRRKAQEKNPDEFYYRMTRVQLQDGVHVIKHQEEESTPEQQKLMKTQDLKYIEMKRVAEAKKIEKLKSELHLLEAEGKQPNTHTFFFDTKEEVQKFDIATHLNTAPELVSRVYNRPSLETLQTATIQGTTAPAHLEKLAQQRKSQYHLLRQRIERERKMFVIAQKLQTRKDLLDKTQKVKLKKETASQPAIYKFQFRRKR; this is encoded by the exons ATGGCTGCGGCGTTCAAGAAGGCGGCCAAGGCCGGGCAGCGCCAGCACCGCGAGCGAGCCCAG CCTGCTTTCCGGAAGCACCTCGGGTTCCTCGAGAAGAAGAAGGACTACAAGCTCCGTGCCGA TGACTACCACAAGAAGCAGAATGCCCTCCGGGCACTTCGCAGGAAGGCCCAAGAGAAGAACCCCGATGAATTCTACTACCGAATGACCCGTGTGCAGCTGCAG gatGGTGTTCATGTGATTAAGCATCAGGAAGAAGAATCCACACCGGAGCAGCAGAAGCTGATGAAGACGCAGGATCTGAAATACATTGAAATGAAGCGAGTAGCTGAAGCCAAG AAAATCGAAAAGCTGAAGTCGGAGCTCCATCTGCTGGAAGCTGAAGGGAAGCAGCCCAACACGCACACTTTCTTCTTTGACACAAAGGAGGAAG TGCAAAAGTTTGACATTGCCACCCACCTGAATACGGCCCCTGAGCTGGTGAGCCGAGTCTACAACCGGCCTTCCCTTGAAACTCTGCAGACGGCAACCATCCAGGGGACCACGGCTCCTGCCCATTTAGAG AAATTagcccagcagaggaaaagtCAGTACCACTTGCTGAGGCAGCGCATCGAGCGCGAGCGGAAGATGTTTGTCATTGCCCAGAAGCTCCAGACCCGGAAGGATCTCTTG GACAAAACTCAGAAAGTGaagctgaagaaagaaactgccagccagccagctattTACAAATTCCAGTTCCGGCGGAAGCGTTGA